In Primulina eburnea isolate SZY01 chromosome 3, ASM2296580v1, whole genome shotgun sequence, one DNA window encodes the following:
- the LOC140827049 gene encoding uncharacterized protein gives MLIGVTLDANNQVLPLAFAVVDEETTDSWKWFLENLGRHVVRGENGVCLISDRHKGIVRATADLPYFQPSHGAHKIKFVSLNQSWRQSNKKNILAHRYLAGIEKEKWSLAHDGGWRRGVMTTNMSECLNSVLKGARRFPISAIVHLTLQRCVQYFIERVTRGARMVQENQMWSDYAFRKYDKWARKSSEHRVAKYDVRDQTASVATVGRPSRGQQMQVVKLATSDCSCGKWKIFGIPCSHAICTAKWHSLDPTTLVRPWYNISEYLATYEGRFQPLADECYWDPPPFELLHNPVRRERRRVGRDRTTRLRNEMDTSVSKQRHHGSIIF, from the exons ATGTTGATCGGTGTCACTCTGGATGCGAACAATCAGGTTCTACCGCTAGCATTTGCTGTTGTGGATGAAGAAACAACAGATTCTTGGAAATGGTTCCTGGAGAATCTCGGAAGACATGTTGTTCGTGGTGAAAATGGCGTGTGTCTTATTTCTGATAGACATAAGGGAATCGTGCGCGCAACTGCAGATCTACCATATTTTCAACCTTCACACGGT GCACACAAaatcaaatttgtaagtttgaATCAATCATGGAGGCaatcaaacaaaaaaaacattttggcgCACCGATATTTGGCTGGAATtgagaaagaaaaatggagTTTGGCACATGATGGTGGTTGGCGTCGTGGGGTGATGACAACCAATATGTCGGAGTGTTTAAATAGTGTGTTGAAGGGTGCTCGTAGATTTCCTATATCTGCCATAGTACACTTGACACTTCAGAGGTGCGTACAATATTTTATTGAACGTGTGACTAGAGGTGCTCGAATGGTTCAGGAAAATCAGATGTGGTCAGATTATGCATTCCGGAAGTATGACAAGTGGGCGAGAAAATCTAGTGAACATCGTGTTGCCAAATATGATGTACGTGATCAAACTGCTTCTGTTGCAACTGTAGGAAGGCCAAGTCGTGGCCAACAAATGCAGGTGGTGAAGTTAGCAACGAGTGATTGTTCGTGTGGTAAATGGAAAATTTTTGGCATACCATGTTCTCATGCTATTTGTACCGCGAAGTGGCACTCATTGGATCCCACGACACTAGTGCGACCATGGTATAACATATCTGAGTACCTAGCGACTTACGAAGGCAGATTTCAACCTCTTGCAGATGAGTGTTACTGGGATCCTCCACCTTTCGAGTTGCTACACAATCCTGTTAGACGTGAAAGAAGAAGAGTTGGTAGGGATAGAACAACTCGATTGCGAAATGAGATGGACACAAGTGTTTCTAAACAGAGACATCATGGATCAATTATTTTCtga
- the LOC140827053 gene encoding protein FAR1-RELATED SEQUENCE 5-like, whose protein sequence is MEENSGDELSYIPQVGDNQKPEIGMKFESLEEAFSFYNQYARESGFSARMSNSKKCKKTNEVIWKKFVCFKEGHTDAIKWSKQSKSDEPVKERARGEIRTGCKSKILVVKEQTGLGWVVSTFIENHNHPLSTPSKVHLLRSHRTVSAAKKALSQQFAEANVPTCQQMRLFEIESGGLEHVGCMERDIRNYEKTLRDEHKGIDAETLIDFFLSEKDKSSTFFFDYETDSDNRFIRCFLADPVSRRAYTAFGDVVVFDTTYNTNKYGMIFSPFVGVNHHHQTIVFGCGFLSDEKTDSLFGCLISF, encoded by the coding sequence ATGGAAGAAAACAGCGGCGATGAACTGTCATACATTCCCCAAGTTGGAGACAATCAAAAGCCAGAAATAGGGATGAAATTCGAATCTTTGGAGGAGGCGTTTTCGTTCTACAACCAATACGCACGAGAATCTGGTTTTAGTGCGAGAATGAGCAATAGCAAAAAATGTAAGAAAACAAATGAAGTTATCTGGAAAAAATTTGTATGCTTTAAAGAAGGACATACAGATGCAATCAAATGGAGTAAACAATCAAAAAGTGATGAACCAGTAAAGGAAAGAGCTCGTGGTGAGATTAGAACTGGATGTAAGTCAAAGATTTTAGTTGTGAAGGAACAAACTGGTCTAGGTTGGGTTGTTAGTACCTTCATAGAAAATCATAATCATCCACTATCAACTCCTTCAAAGGTGCATTTGTTACGCTCACATCGTACTGTTTCTGCAGCAAAGAAAGCACTAAGTCAACAGTTTGCAGAAGCGAATGTACCTACTTGTCAACAAATGCGATTGTTTGAAATAGAGTCTGGAGGGCTTGAACATGTAGGTTGCATGGAAAGAGATATAAGAAACTACGAGAAAACGCTTAGGGATGAGCACAAGGGTATTGATGCCGAAACATTGATTGATTTCTTTCTGTCTGAGAAAGACAAGAGTTCAACTTTCTTTTTTGATTACGAGACAGATTCAGACAATAGATTTATTCGTTGTTTTTTGGCGGATCCTGTGTCACGGAGGGCATACACTGCATTTGGTGATGTAGTGGTGTTTGATACAACATATAACACCAACAAATATGGGATGATTTTTTCACCATTTGTAGGagttaatcatcatcatcagaccaTTGTTTTCGGTTGTGGATTTTTGAGTGATGAGAAAACTGATTCTTTGTTTGGTTGCTTAATAAGTTTCTAG
- the LOC140827054 gene encoding protein FAR1-RELATED SEQUENCE 5-like — MPKGAPNLIITNQDPALTKAICEVFPKTIHRYCLWHILNKFPDKLNPATFRDHYQSIKNVIVHSTNSIEFERSWEEVMNCADLVENDWLSLMYELRHKWVPTYFNHVFSARMSSSQRSESSHSFFKKYVCSNNSLMDFIIRFNKALRHQRHNELVADHTDLNERPKVKSNWPMELQMVNVYTKNKWLEFQNEISLSHGYYVQQASIGIEFGVYNVINFQGSSSAKHRLLTHDIQRDDISCSCMKFQFEGIPCRHMLAFFRINQVFHLPDQYILKRWTKDAKIGVHYTMAEQNVVDDPESLILLIAK; from the exons ATGCCTAAAGGAGCACCAAACTTGATCATAACTAACCAGGATCCTGCTCTGACGAAAGCCATTTGTGAAGTTTTCCCTAAAACAATTCATCGATATTGTTTGTGGCACATTCTAAACAAATTCCCAGATAAATTGAACCCGGCGACTTTTCGTGACCACTATCAAAGCATAAAAAATGTAATTGTACATTCTACAAATTCTATTGAATTTGAGAGATCATGGGAAGAGGTTATGAATTGTGCTGACTTGGTAGAAAATGATTGGCTGTCATTGATGTACGAGTTGCGACATAAGTGGGTGCCGACATATTTCAACCATGTATTTTCTGCTAGAATGTCAAGTAGTCAGAGGTCTGAAAGTTCACATTCATTTTTCAAGAAGTACGTCTGTAGCAATAACTCGTTGATGGATTTTATAATTCGTTTCAATAAGGCACTTCGACACCAAAGACACAATGAGTTAGTTGCCGATCATACTGATTTGAACGAGCGGCCGAAGGTTAAATCGAACTGGCCAATGGAATTGCAAATGGTGAATGTATACACCAAAAACAAATGGTTGGAGTTTCAAAATGAAATTAGTCTGAGTCATGGTTATTATGTGCAACAAGCATCTATTGGAATTGAGTTTGGGGTTTACAATGTCATTAATTTTCAAGGTTCTTCTTCTGCCAAACATAGGCTGCTTACGCATGATATACAAAGAGACGATATATCATGTAGTTGCATGAAATTTCAATTTGAGGGTATTCCGTGCAGGCATATGTTAGCATTTTTTCGTATCAACCAAGTTTTCCACTTACCTGATCAGTATATACTCAAACGGTGGACAAAAGATGCAAAGATTGGCGTACATTACACTATGGCTGAGCAAAATGTGGTTGACGATCCAGAAAG TTTGATTTTATTGATAGCAAAATGA
- the LOC140827270 gene encoding uncharacterized protein, translating into MTIFHFFNCAILTFGPHAVYYSATPLSEYDTIGTSIKAAVVYLITTLVKLVCLATFLKVSESDSFDPYQELMKVMIGFIDVAGLYFALTRLTHRNISQNHKFQAVGLGWAFADAVLHRLAPLWVGARGLEFTWDYILQGLEANANLVLSISLAALGSLMWLRKNKPKPLIPIIYACAGIVATMPSITSYLRRGLGWHFPKIVGFELFISLVMAFISWQLFVACQRSSYKVATA; encoded by the exons ATGACGATTTTTCATTTCTTCAACTGTGCAATCCTGACGTTTGGCCCTCACGCCGTTTACTACTCTGCCACTCCCTT ATCTGAGTATGATACGATTGGCACTTCAATTAAAGCAGCTGTTGTTTATCTCATAACAACATTGGTTAAG CTTGTTTGTCTTGCCACATTTCTCAAGGTATCTGAAAGTGACAGTTTTGATCCATATCAG GAATTGATGAAAGTTATGATTGGGTTCATAGATGTtgctggactttattttgcttTAACAAGGCTGACACACAGAAATATATCTCAAAATCACAAATTCCAAGCTGTTGGACTGG GTTGGGCCTTTGCCGATGCCGTCCTGCATAGATTGGCACCTCTATGGGTCGGTGCCAGAGGCTTAGAATTTACTTGGGACTACATTTTGCAGGGTCTTGAAGCTAATGCCAATCTG GTGTTGAGTATATCACTTGCAGCATTAGGCTCTTTGATGTGGCTTCGGAAAAACAAGCCCAAGCCTTTGATTCCTATTATATACGCATGTGCAGGAATTGTTGCCACAATGCCATCAATCACGAG CTATCTGAGACGAGGCCTGGGATGGCACTTCCCCAAGATAGTAGGATTCGAGCTGTTCATTTCTTTGGTTATGGCTTTCATCAGCTGGCAGCTATTTGTTGCCTGCCAGAGATCTAGTTACAAGGTCGCGACCGCATGA